Part of the Tolypothrix sp. PCC 7910 genome, GATCGCAGTTTGTCGCATTTCCTCTAACTCTTGCATACAAGCACGCTGTTTTTGCTCAATTTCAGCCAAAGTTTCTTGCATTAGAGCATCACACTCTTGCTGTACTTGCCGTCTTAGCTGTTCAGCTTCTCGCTCTGCCTGCCTGATAATATCGCTTTCAGCTAAGATTTGCGCCCGTTTAGCTTGGGCGGCTTCAACAACCTGCTGTCCGTACTCTTCTGCTTCTAGCAGAATTTCCTCTTTTTGGTCGAGGATCGTGGCTGCTTCTTGAAACACAGCGGGTAAAGAAACTCTGATAAAATCTAGCTGTTCTAGCAGCTTTTCTTCATCTACTAGGGTGCGTCCAGTTAGGGGAATTCGCAAGCTAGAAAGAATAATTTCTTCTAGTCGATTCAGTTCCTGGAGAATATCTATATTTCCCGCTCCTTCGGTATATTCTTGAGGGGCGTGATTGTTTCCGTTGTGATTGGGTTCAACATTTGAGAGTTGTGGTTGTAGCATTGGTATATTTCTAGGGCAATGTGTGGGGGAACGAGATGATCGACAGAGCCACCAAACCTTGCAATCTCTTTTACCACACTACTACTTAAAAAACTATACTCATTTGAGGTTGCTAGAAAAACAGTCTCTATCTGAGTTGATAGTGTTTTATTAGTATGAGCCATCTGAAGTTCAATTTCAAAGTCTGAAACGGCCCGCAAACCCCGTAATAACACTTGTGCTTGGCGCATTTGGACGTAATTGACAGTTAAACCATCAAAGCTGTCTACATCTACATTAGGTAAATGTTGTGTAGATAGCCGAATTTGTTCTAGCCGTTGCTGCACACTAAACAATGGTGTTTTATTAGGGTTACGCAAAACAGCTACAATTACTCGATCAAACAGCCGACTACCGCGCTGAATGATATCCAGATGTCCCAATGTTATGGGATCGAAGCTACCAGGGTAAATAGCAATCACAATCGTAGATACATCAAAGTTATGTAGGTGATTATATCGGAACCTGCCTCCAAACCTTTGAGTATGAGGAAACTACTAATTTTTAATAGCAAAATTGCTACTCAGTGTTTATTGTAAACTGCCTATATCAGCATATTAGTAAACTTTTATTTTATTTATAGAAATCCACTGTGATTGCAGAAATTAATCGCGTAGTGAGGAAATCAGCAACAAAAAATCAACTAATGGTGAGTTTTTCACAAATCAAATATTAGCAATGTATAGCTTAATATTTTGCTAAACTAGCTCTCTCCATCTGTTATTTATTACAAAAGTCAGATGCATATTTCATTTAAATCAGTATCTTTGAGTACTAGAGTATTTTTGATCACAGATAATCTTTACTTTATATAGTTCTAATGAAGTATTTTAATGTCCCTAAATGAACGGTATAAATGGAATATCAAAACACGAACATTTTTATTTTATTATTAATATTTAAAAGCTGTTTTTATTAATATGTTTACTGTAAAGATGTTTATAAAAATTAATTGGTATTCAAGTAGATTTTTCATGTTCACAAGATGATAGGGAGTAACCTGATGACAAATATTAATCGAGACGAACTTCGCAGATTTATTTATCCTCACAGTCGTTATTACGGTTCTTTTAAGGCAGAAACCTTAGTTTTTAATGCTAACTTGCAAGAATTTGCTCAAAGAGTTGGTTATATCAGTGTTTTAGAAACATCTGGAAAACTCTCAGCAGAAGAAGCCTATAGACAGATTCAATCACTGTGGAAAGAATTAAAGCGCAGCAAAAAAGAATTGGGAATTGGGGAAGAAAAATCAGATGCTAGTTAAAGTTAGAAGCTAATCAACATCGAAGTTATATATATAATCAGGGCGGGCAAGATGCACACCCCACAAAATTTTGATGCCATTAAAATATGCAAATTAAAGTTGTGTGAGCTTACCAATTTTCTCTAAACGATGGATGCTAAACACATAAAGAAAAAGACAGGCAAAGCTAAGTCAAAAACATTTGAACCAAAACCGAGGAATTCTCAACATATTAAAATATTATCTTGTAATCAGTTAATCAACCAGGTAATTTACGAGTGTTGGCACTGCAAACAAGGTTTATTAAGTGAAATGGAGAGTTATCCACCACGAAAGATTGAGGTTTCTTGCCCTAATTGTGCCAAAACGGCAATTAGATTAATGGCTCAGAAATTACTTTCAACTACAGAAATACCTTCACCTTGGCAATCTTAGCTGATACTAATTTTCAAAACTGCAGCAGATAAATAGATTCACAACATTTTTGTAAATTTACAAATCATTTATCTGTTGTAAATATTATTGGATTTTGTAATAGATAAGTTGCTAATAAAATCCTATGTATGTGGATAAATATCAATTGTAGATAAGGGTAGGCAAAAGTGGTGTGGATATTCCTCCCACTTCATTACCACATCCAATTAATTTACATCTTTTAAGATGATGTGTTTTTTGGTATCAAAGCTAATGATACCTTCTTTGCGTAATTTACTCATCAATCTTGTAATTGTGACTCGGTTAGCGCAGCAAGCACTAGCAATATCTTCATGAGTTAACCGAACTTTCAGACGAATTCCTTCTGCGACAGGTTCGCCAATTTCTTGTTTGAGGAATTCTAAAAGATAATGCAAGCGTTCTTGCACTTGCCGCCTTCCAGAAATAGCTAAAAACGATTCTGTCTGCTGTAGGCGTTGATTAATTTTTGGTACAATCGTGGAACTGATAGTAGAAGAAGCTGATATCTCTGTTGTATATATTGACACTAACTCAACATTAGATAGAGCGATCGCTTGGTAAATATTTAAAGAGGTCATGCTAGAGCCAAAAACCATTCCTGGCCCTGCTAAACCTATGAGAACTTCTTCACCAGTTTCGCAGAAAGTACTAAGTTTAACCCAACCCTGATTCACATAAAAAATTTCTAGCGGGTTGAGTGTTATATTCTCTCCTTTTGAATATTTAGACAATTGCCGATCCTGGATAATACTATTGATGCTATTGTCTTCTAATGATTGCCATTGTTGGCGCTCAGTTATATTACGTATTAACCAGTTGAAAGATATAACTTTACCATC contains:
- a CDS encoding DivIVA domain-containing protein, giving the protein MLQPQLSNVEPNHNGNNHAPQEYTEGAGNIDILQELNRLEEIILSSLRIPLTGRTLVDEEKLLEQLDFIRVSLPAVFQEAATILDQKEEILLEAEEYGQQVVEAAQAKRAQILAESDIIRQAEREAEQLRRQVQQECDALMQETLAEIEQKQRACMQELEEMRQTAIAQAQEIENGADQYADSVLEGIEQDLKDMLRIVTNGRQELQADMPPHRNSSQSKKR
- the coaD gene encoding pantetheine-phosphate adenylyltransferase, which codes for MIAIYPGSFDPITLGHLDIIQRGSRLFDRVIVAVLRNPNKTPLFSVQQRLEQIRLSTQHLPNVDVDSFDGLTVNYVQMRQAQVLLRGLRAVSDFEIELQMAHTNKTLSTQIETVFLATSNEYSFLSSSVVKEIARFGGSVDHLVPPHIALEIYQCYNHNSQMLNPITTETITPLKNIPKEREI
- a CDS encoding PAS domain S-box protein → MNIELFFQRTEVLHKRLADLYQTATVLPWVPSDMLPQAFEELHSTSRTVQLAVEELYQQNEELIQTQNFLETERQRYQDLFEFAPDAYIVTNTEGRIYEANSMAAKLFNVAKNFLVGKPLVNFVPLEERQQIRTELNRLVQSDRTKELLVRLQQRHGKTLNAAVTIAVVRNQDGKVISFNWLIRNITERQQWQSLEDNSINSIIQDRQLSKYSKGENITLNPLEIFYVNQGWVKLSTFCETGEEVLIGLAGPGMVFGSSMTSLNIYQAIALSNVELVSIYTTEISASSTISSTIVPKINQRLQQTESFLAISGRRQVQERLHYLLEFLKQEIGEPVAEGIRLKVRLTHEDIASACCANRVTITRLMSKLRKEGIISFDTKKHIILKDVN